The proteins below are encoded in one region of Cololabis saira isolate AMF1-May2022 chromosome 13, fColSai1.1, whole genome shotgun sequence:
- the LOC133458749 gene encoding galectin-3-binding protein A-like yields the protein MSPSMSPSVSPSVSPSMSLSMSPSVSPSVSPSVSPSVSPSMSLSMSPSVSPSMSLSMSPSVSPSVSPSVSPSMSLSMSPSMSLSMSPSMSPSMSPSISPSMSPSVSPSMSPSVSPSMSPSMSPSVSPCVMAKSSFSERNLYDSVGHCSSDRDCHEEGFIRLVGGQEDSEGRVEIFHDGVWGTVCDDSWDLQDAHVVCQQLNYPEAREAPESAAFGQGDGTIWMDDLGCSGTEAALPQCFFPGWGIHNCGHGEDAGVRCEKGSNSREYVLGKDASLPSQLGDLFDSGRDCDLIISVMVDNETVETVCAHRLIFSLNANLKASQPDLRSLNISCASECVQHASTLVRYVYTREIQITVASALCILNMASEWGLTELQEDIGNIFRFFLPEDPTFQSQVSFYQYAVLVNNETLQETCLQFLAWNCEALIHSPAWTGLPFHLVKVLLSRSDLVVRNETVILHGLEKWAAAQGNTTIPGTLLKLVRFPMISAEDLYNLDGSQYQTSKLQGFQFNALPISMLLGNMTEEQDVYTPRIYTGRPWSFTFRTQVISGYNRSGVYISGLTSDFQTPVHNSAYFAFHTVSWKTIVFVSTEDCTREYVTCPSLPAVSLKIQEKQNSLPSETEARIRYRNKLVLICEGRYVSHVEEFDDNDSFFLFPNIAEQKYSCNRNMFSFQVVVCPHYSTD from the exons atgtctccctccatgtctccctcCGTGTCTCCCTCCGTGTCTCCCTCCATGTCTCTCTCCATGTCTCCCTCCGTGTCTCCCTCCGTGTCTCCCTCCGTGTCTCCCTCCGTGTCTCCCTCCATGTCTCTCTCCATGTCTCCCTCCGTGTCTCCCTCCATGTCTCTCTCCATGTCTCCCTCCGTGTCTCCCTCCGTGTCTCCCTCCGTGTCTCCCTCCATGTCTCTCTCCATGTCTCCCTCCATGTCTCTCTCCATgtctccctccatgtctccctccatgtctccctcCATttctccctccatgtctccctcCGTgtctccctccatgtctccctcCGTgtctccctccatgtctccctccatgtctccctcCGTCTCTCCA TGTGTTATGGCTAAAAGCAGTTTTTCTGAACGGAACCTCTACGACTCTGTTGGACACTGCTCGAGTGACCGCGACT GTCATGAGGAAGGTTTTATCAGGCTGGTGGGAGGACAAGAGGATTCAGAAGGCCGTGTGGAGATCTTTCATGATGGAGTTTGGGGGACTGTGTGCGATGACAGCTGGGACTTACAAGACGCTCATGTAGTGTGTCAACAACTTAATTACCCGGAGGCAAGGGAAGCTCCAGAATCTGCTGCGTTTGGACAGG GGGATGGTACCATCTGGATGGATGATTTGGGTTGCAGTGGAACAGAAGCAGCCCTGCCCCAGTGCTTTTTTCCTGGATGGGGCATCCATAACTGCGGCCACGGTGAAGATGCAGGCGTTAGATGTGAAAAAG GGTCTAACAGCCGTGAGTACGTTTTGGGCAAAGATGCAAGCCTCCCTTCTCAGCTGGGGGACTTGTTTGACAGTGGACGCGACTGTGACTTGATCATTTCAGTGATGGTGGACAACGAGACCGTGGAAACAGTTTGTGCTCACAGGCTCATATTTTCTCTTAATGCAAACCTCAAAGCTTCACAGCCAGATTTGCGTAGCCTCAACATTAGCTGTGCTTCTGAGTGCGTTCAACATGCCAGCACATTGGTCAG GTACGTCTACACGAGAGAGATTCAAATCACAGTAGCCTCTGCTCTTTGCATTCTGAACATGGCTTCAGAGTGGGGCCTGACAGAACTTCAGGAAGACATTGgaaatattttcagattttttctccCAGAGGACCCCACTTTCCAGAGTCAGGTCTCTTTTTATCAGTATGCAGTCCTTGTAAATAACGAGACTTTGCAAGAAACCTGTCTTCAGTTCCTGGCGTGGAACTGTGAGGCGCTGATCCACTCCCCAGCGTGGACCGGTTTACCTTTCCATCTGGTCAAAGTTCTTCTGTCCCGCTCAGACCTCGTGGTGCGTAATGAAACCGTCATTTTGCATGGATTGGAGAAATGGGCGGCAGCACAGGGAAACACAACTATTCCCGGCACCCTTTTGAAGCTTGTGCGCTTCCCCATGATATCAGCTGAAGACTTATACAACCTTGATGGCTCACAGTACCAAACCAGCAAGTTGCAGGGGTTTCAGTTCAACGCTCTGCCTATCAGCATGCTGCTCGGTAACATGACAGAGGAGCAGGACGTCTACACACCCAGGATTTACACCGGCAGACCATGGAGCTTCACGTTCAGAACTCAGGTGATCAGCGGTTACAACCGTTCTGGTGTCTACATCAGCGGCCTGACCTCTGATTTCCAAACACCCGTTCACAACAGTGCCTACTTTGCTTTTCACACCGTGAGCTGGAAAACAATCGTCTTTGTCAGTACTGAAGACTGCACAAGAGAATACGTGACTTGTccttctttaccagcagttagCTTAAAGATTCAAGAAAAGCAGAATAGTTTACCCAGTGAGACGGAGGCGCGCATTCGTTACAGAAATAAGCTGGTCCTTATTTGTGAAGGGAGGTATGTGTCCCATGTTGAAGAATTTGATGATAATgacagcttttttttgtttccaaacATTGCAGAACAGAAGTATTCATGCAACAGGAATATGTTTTCCTTCCAAGTAGTAGTGTGTCCTCACTACTCAACAGATTAG